The sequence AGTCTTTTGGGCTATGAGTACTTCTGGGGAAAAAATGCTGGCTCGCTGCCCACCGAAGTGGTGGCTATGCATGTTAAATCTAACCCGGCAGGTCAAAAATCCAAATTGAAATTACCTGATGGCACGATTATATACCTCAATGCTGCCAGCACGCTAACCTATCCTGCCGATTTTGCTACGAATCGTCATGTGAAATTGCTTGGGGAGGCATTTTTTGAAGTTTTCCCTGATGAAGCACATCCTTTTTCTGTGGAGAGCAACGGGGTAAGGACCGTAGCCTTGGGAACAGCCTTTAATATCAAAGCTTTTCCCGATATGAAAGATACAGAAGTGGCCTTGGCCCATGGAAAAGTTCGCGTAGAGGCCCTGGACAACTCCGGGCAGCTGGAACTGAGGCCCGGCCAAGCAGTCATCGCCAATGAACAAAGTGGTGAGCTTCAGAAGAAAAATGTAAACATCCAGGAGGTACTTTTCTGGAAAGAGGGCATCCTGCATTTCGATGGTATGCCTTTCGAGGAGGTGGTGCGCACCTTGGAACGCTGGTATAATGTGTCGATTCAGGTAAATGGTGCCACGGGCAAAGGCTTCCAATGCTCGGGTACATTTGACAAGAACGAATACCTCGATAATGTCCTCAATATTTTGGGGCATTCGATCGGGTTTGATTATGAGATAAACAAGAAACAAGTCATCCTAACCTTTCACCCAAACTAACCTTGCCTATGGAAATATAACGTGGACAATAAAGTCCGGAAATGTACGGCCATACATTCCCGGACAACCATCAATCTCATCATGATTATGGCAGTATATGGACTGGAACTCCA comes from Echinicola vietnamensis DSM 17526 and encodes:
- a CDS encoding FecR family protein, producing MDREKQLKAFYKGTLPQEEVEEFLQWYHSKEGEAFLERSLEEHWQEAVSAKSKADTFDQEATFRKILEQQGKRPAAMKPEVNKRIDQRGMGFKIAAGLAIFLSLSLLGYEYFWGKNAGSLPTEVVAMHVKSNPAGQKSKLKLPDGTIIYLNAASTLTYPADFATNRHVKLLGEAFFEVFPDEAHPFSVESNGVRTVALGTAFNIKAFPDMKDTEVALAHGKVRVEALDNSGQLELRPGQAVIANEQSGELQKKNVNIQEVLFWKEGILHFDGMPFEEVVRTLERWYNVSIQVNGATGKGFQCSGTFDKNEYLDNVLNILGHSIGFDYEINKKQVILTFHPN